ATCGCCGACGGGTGGCTGCCGCTGTACTGGTCGCCGACCCGGCCGGAGGTCCACGGCCCGGCCCTGGCGGAGCTGCCCGCGGGATTCATGGTGGCGCCGATGACGCAGGTCCGGGTCTGCGACGACGTCGCCGAAGGCCTGCTGCCGGTCAAGACGATGCTCGGCTTCTACATCGGCGGCATGGGCCACGCCGCCCGCAACTTCCACGCCGACCTGATGGCGCGCATGGGCTACGAGGAGGAGGCCCGCCGGATCCAGCGGCTGTTCCTCGACGGCCGCCGGGAGGAGGCCGTGCGCGCCGTCCCCGACGCCTTCGCCGACGAGATCTCCCTGGTCGGTCCGCGTCAACGCATCGCCGAGCGGCTGGAGTCGTGGCGGAAGGGGCCGGTGACGGACCTCCTCGCTCTCAGCCCCGACCCGCACACGCTGCGAGTCCTCGCCGAGTTGAACTCCTGAGCGATTCCCCGGGTTTCATCCGGAGTTCAAGGGCAATCCGGAGACTATGTCCCCTCGATATCGCAACGGTGCGAATCAGGCCGGCACGATCGTCGCGGTCGTGGCCGACATCATGGCACTCATCCTGGGTCTCTGGATCCTGATGTACCTGCTGGACGCCAACCCCGGCAACTCGTTCGTCCAGTTCATCCACGACGCGGCCCGCTGGCTCGCCGGCTGGTCGCACGACCTGTTCACGTTCGACGAGGCCTGGGCCCGAGTGGTCTGCGGTTACGGCCTCGCAGCGGTGGTGTACCTGTTCATAGGCCATGCGATAGCCAACAGGGCCCATCGTCACTGAAAACGCGGTGCGGGGCGCACAACCCGCGCCCGCACACCAGGCCGAACTCCCGAGCTCCTAGGCGCAACAGTCCGAATCGAGCCCCACAGGCAACTCCGCACCACCGAACACCTGGCACGTGGCCTCATGCCCACCGAGCGCGGCCACGGCCAGCAACAACGACCCCGCGGTCCACGTCGTCAACTCCCGCGGCCAGATCGCGTCGTCGTCGAACACATACCCCGTCCAGTACAGCCCGCTGTCCTCGTCCCGCAGATGCTGGATCGACTGCAGGATCTCGAGCGCCCGGTCGGACTCCCCCATCGCCCACAACGCGAGCGCGAGTTCGGCCGATTCGCCGCCCGTCACCCACGGATTGGGAACCACGCACCGCACGCCCAGTCCGGGCACCACGAACCGGTCCCAGTCCTCCTCGATCCGGGCCTTGGCCTCCGCCCCGGTCAGCGCACCGCCGAGCACCGGGTAGTACCAGTCCATCGAGTACCGGTTCTTGTCGAGGAACCGCTCGGGGTGGTGGCGTATCGCGTGCCGCAGCGCACCGGCCGCCAACTCCCAGTCCGGTTGGGCCTCTTCCCGCTGCTCGGCGATGGCCAGGGCGCAGCGCAGCGCGTGGTGGATGGAGGAACTGCCCGTCAGCAGGGCGTCCGTCGTCTCCGTGCCGTCGTCGTCGCGGCGCCAGCCGATCTGCCCGCCGGGCTGCTGGAGGCGCAGCACGAACTCCACCGCCGC
The Streptomyces tuirus genome window above contains:
- a CDS encoding prenyltransferase/squalene oxidase repeat-containing protein: MTTPRTEHLVLPGVLTAGEAAATVAGILAVQREDGAIPWFRGHHLDPWDHVEAAMALDTAGEHEAAERAYLWLARHQNDDGSWYAAYTDGEADAVTDRGRETNFVAYIAVGVWHHHLSTGDDAFLDRMWPTVYAAVEFVLRLQQPGGQIGWRRDDDGTETTDALLTGSSSIHHALRCALAIAEQREEAQPDWELAAGALRHAIRHHPERFLDKNRYSMDWYYPVLGGALTGAEAKARIEEDWDRFVVPGLGVRCVVPNPWVTGGESAELALALWAMGESDRALEILQSIQHLRDEDSGLYWTGYVFDDDAIWPRELTTWTAGSLLLAVAALGGHEATCQVFGGAELPVGLDSDCCA